GTTGCGACACCGAGCAGATGAAGGACGTGATGAGCGATCTCGCCAACACCGCGAGGAGGGGCGCGCAACGAGGCAGCGGCGAAACAGTCGGCCGCCGCGGCAATCGGCTTCCGCGCGATGAGCGCCGCGGTCAGCTACTGATCGCCGCCAGCGAGGTTTTCGTCGACCGCGGCTACCACGCCGCCGGGATGGATGAGATCGCCGACCGCGCCGGGGTGAGCAAACCGGTTCTGTACCAACACTTCTCGTCGAAGCTCGAGCTGTACCTCGCGGTGCTGGCCAAGCATGTCGAGAACCTGGTGTCCGGGGTCCGCCAGGCGCTGCGCACCACCACCGACAACCGGCAGCGGTTGCGCGCCGCGGTGCAGGCGTTCTTCGACTTCATCGAGCACGACGGCCAGGGCTACCGGCTGATCTTCGAGAACGATTACGTGACCGAACCGCAGGTCGCCGCTCAGGTGAAGGTGGCCACCGAGGCATGCACCGACGCGGTGTTCGACCTGATCAGCCGCGATTCCGGGCTGGAGGCGCACCGCGCGCGGATGATCGCGGTGGGGCTGGTGGCGATCAGCGTCGACTCGGCGCGCTACTGGCTCAACAACGAGCGGCCGATCTCCAAGGAGGCCGCGGTGGAGGGCACGGTGCAGTTCGCCTGGGGCGGTCTGTCACACGTGCCGCTCACGCGCTCCTAACCGGTCTTGGCCCCGAGGCCGACCCCGAATCCGACCCGGCGCACATCGGCGGCGCCGATCTCGACGTAGGCGATCTTCGACGTCTGCACCAGGAACCGGCGGCCCTTCTCGTCGGTGAGCGCCAGCACGCCCGCGTCCTGGGCCAGCGCGTCGGTGAACAACTTCTCGACCTCGCTCGGTGTCTGCGCGCTGTTGAAGCTCAGCTCGCGCGGGCTGTCCGTGACCCCGATCTTGACCTCCACGCCTGGTCCCTTTCCGTCAGCACTGAAGAACTTGAGCCAAGGCTAGTGGACGGCCCCGCCGCCGCGCCGCGCCGGTGAGTTCGCGGGCAGCGAAGCGGGTTCGTACGGTCGCCGCTTCCGAACGGCGACCGAACCGAGTCCGGACCGTAATCGACACACCGGTCGCCGAACCTCACCTGTCACATCCGCCTCGATAGTCTCAGGCGCGGCAACGATCTATGCGCGCGACAAGATCCGGGAAAACCTTTATGAACAGGCCTTATACCGCACATTCACCGTATTCGCTGACGCCGACCGAGCGGATCCGCACCTACCCCGACGAACCGGGGTACGGCTACGACTTCGAGCCGCCGTACGACCCCGACCACGAGCCGCCCACCGAGGACTACGACGAGTTCGCGCCGCAGTACGACGAGGAGCGCATCGACCGCCGGTGGATGTGGATCGCCGGCATCGCGGGCGTGATCCTGTTCGTCGCGATCGGCACCACTGGCATCATCCTCGGCGGCGGCGACAGCGGCTCGGTGTCGGCCACCGCGACCTCGGAGGCAGCCACCTCCGCCGCGCCGGCCACCACGTCGGCCCCGTCGGCGGGCACCGCCGCGCCGATCGCGCCGTCCCTGCCCGCCGAAACCGTCACGACGGTGACCCCGACCGCCGAGACCACGCCCCCGCCCGTCGCCGATCCGCCTGCGACGCCGGCCCCGCAGGCCGCCGCCCCGCCGCCCGCGCCGGCGTCGCCGCGCACGGTCACCTACCGGGTGACCGGCAACCGGCAGCTGATCGATCTGGTGACCGTGATCTACACCGACGGGCGCGGCGCCCTGCAGACCGACGTCAACGTCGCGCTGCCGTGGGCCAAGACCGTGGTGCTGGAGCCGGGCGTCGAGCTCAAGTCGGTCACCGCGACAAGCGTTGCGGGACAACTGAATTGCAGCATCACCGACGCCGCGGGCACGCTGCTCACCGCGCAGAACAACAACACCATCATCGCCAACTGCACGCAGTAGCGGCTCAGGCCAGGCCCAGCTCCTGCATGCGGGCGGCGTGGGTGCGCTGCAACCGGTCGAAGAACTCGGTCATCTGGGTGAGCCCCTCGCCGCTGGACATCACCAGGTCGACGAGCTCGTCGTGGTCGGCGAGCACGAACTGCGCCTGGGTGATCGCCTCGCCGAGCAGCCGGCGCGACCACAGCGCCAACCGGTGGCGCTGCCGGTCGCTGGCGGTCACGGCGGCGCGCACCTCGGCGACGACGAACTGCGAGTGGCCGGTCTCCGAGAGCACCGCTCGGACCACGTCGGCCACCTCGTCGGGCAGCGCGTCGGCGATCTCCAGGTAGAAGTCCGCGGCCAGCGCGTCGCCGACATAGGTTTTGACGAGCGCCTCCAGCCAGGTGCTTGGGGTGGTCAGCCGGTGGTAGTTCTCCAGCGCCGACGCGTACTTCGTCATCGCGGGCACGACGTCGACGCCGCGGCGCTCGAGCGCGTCGCGCAGCACCTCGTAGTGGTTCATCTCGGCGGCCGCCATCGCGGCCATGTTGATGCGTCCTCGCAGGTTGGGCGCCATCCGGGCCTCGTCGGTGAGCCGGTAGAAGGCGGCCACCTCGCCGTAGGCCAGCAGCGCGAAAAGCTCGGTGACGCCGGGGTGCGCGGCGGTGACGCCGGCCGTCGCCGGATCGGTCTGCTCGGGTGCAGGCGGCGTCGCGTTCATGGGGCCAACAATAAACGTCGCCCGGCGCGTCGCCCGAAGGCCGAGATCGACCGGGTATGATGATTGAAGGCAGTGGCATCTGAACCGCCGTTACCTAAAGAAATGTGCGTGCACGCAGTCGGCCCGCCTACCTCAGTGCAGGGCTTCGGTCTAACAGGCCATCAATTCGTTCGAACTCGTGCGCGCGTGGAAGCCATGAGGATGACGATTGAAAGGCCTCGTTTTCGCGTATGACGCATCTCAACCCCACATTTTCTGAACTAGGAGTCCGCGACGAGATCGTGCGGGCGCTCGCCGAGGATGGCAAGGAACACCCGTTCGCCATCCAGGAGCTGACGATGCCGATGGCACTCGCCGGCGACGATCTGATCGGTCAGGCCCGCACCGGCATGGGCAAGACCCTGGCGTTCGGGGTGCCGCTGCTGCAGCGGATCACCACCGACGAGTCCCGCCCGCTGACCGGTGTGCCCCGCGCCCTGGTCGTGGTGCCCACCCGCGAGCTGTGCCTGCAGGTCTTCAACGACCTGGCGACGGCCGCGAAGTACCTGACGGTCGGCGACCGCAAGCTCTCTGTCACGTCGATCTACGGCGGCCGCCCCTACGAGGCGCAGATCGAGGCGCTCGACAAGGGCGTCGACGTGGTCGTCGGCACCCCGGGCCGGCTGCTCGACCTCGCCCAGCAGGGCCATCTCAAGCTGGGTGGCCTGTCGATGCTGGTGCTCGACGAGGCCGACGAAATGCTCGACCTGGGCTTCCTGCCCGACATCGAGCGCATCCTGCGGCAGATCCCCGACAGCCGGCAGTCGATGCTGTTCTCGGCGACCATGCCGGACCCGATCATCACGCTGGCGCGCACGTTCATGAACCAGCCGACCCACATCCGGGCCGAGGCCCCGCATTCGGCGGCCACCCACGACACGACCGAGCAGTTCGCCTACCGCGCGCACGCGCTGGACAAGGTGGAGATGGTCGCGCGCATCCTGCAGGCCGAGGGCCGCGGCGCGACGATGATCTTCACCCGCACAAAGCGGACCGCCCAGAAGGTGTCCGACGAGCTGGCCGAACGCGGCTTCAAGGTCGGCGCCGTGCACGGTGACCTCGGTCAGGGCGCCCGCGAGAAGGCGCTCAAGTCGTTCCGCACCGGCGAGATCGACGTGCTCGTCGCGACCGATGTGGCCGCGCGCGGCATCGACATCGACGACGTCACCCACGTCATCAACTACCAGATCCCCGAGGACGAGCAGGCCTACGTGCACCGCATCGGCCGCACCGGTCGCGCCGGCAAGACCGGTGTCGCGGTGACGCTCGTGGACTGGGACGAGCTGGCCCGCTGGACGATGATCGATAAGGCGCTCAACCTCGGCTGCCCCGATCCGGCCGAGACGTACTCCAGCTCGCCGCACCTGTACACCGAACTCGGCATCCCCGCCGAGGCCGGCGGCACCGTCGGCGAGCCCGTCAAGGCCCAGGGCAGCAAGCGCGCCCCTGCGGAGAAGTCCGCCGACCGGCCCGCCCGCACCCGCAACCGGACCCGTCGCCGCACCCGCGGCGGCAAGCCGGTCACCGGGCACCCCGAGTCGGGCGCCGAGCAGCCCGCCGAGACCGGTGAGAGCGCCGGCGAGGAAGCGGGCGCACCGGCCAAGCGCAGGCGGCGCCGCCGGCCGCGCAAGGCCCCGGCCAGCGCCGGCTAGCGAGGACACCGGCCGCCGGATGGTCAAACCCGAACGCCGCACCAAGACCGACGTGCTGGTGGCCGTGGCGATCGCCGTGGTGGTGGCGGTGACCGCCGGGCTGATCTGGTGGACGAGCGACGCCCGCGCGACGCAGAGCCGACCGGCCGCCGCCCCGGTGCCCGACCTGGTGTCCGCCAGGGAGGTGCCGACCGCGCTGCGGCAGCTGTGGACCGCGCCGAGCGGCAAGACCACGACGCCGATCGTCGCCGGCGGCGCGGTGGTGACCGGTGACGGACGCACGGTGGAGGGCCGCGACCCTGCCACCGGCACCCCGCTGTGGAGCTACGCGCGTGATCTCGAGCTGTGCGGCGTCACCTCCGTCTACGAGTACGCCGTCGCCGTCTATCCCGACGTGCGCGGCTGCGGACAGGTCAGCACGATCGACGCCGAGACCGGGATGCGCGGCGCCGCGCGCACGTCCTACGCCGATGACCGGGTCACGCTGACCTCCGACGGCACCACCGTGCTGTCGGCCGGCGAGAACCGGCTGGAACTGCTGCGCTCGGACATGGTGCGGATGATCAGCTACGGAGCGCTCGACGCGCCGATCAAACCCGGCACCCCGGCCACGCCGCTGTGCCGGTTCGTCTCGACGCAGGCCAGTTCCAGCGCGGTGTCGCTGCTGGAGGCGTGTCCGGGGCAGGCCGACCTGCGGCTGACGCTGCTGCGGCCCGCCGACGACGAGGACGCCCCCGAGCTGAAGTACATCCCGCAGGAGGGCGTCGCCAAGGACTCCGACGCCCGCGTCGTGGCCGTCGCCGACACCACGACCGCGGTCTACGTCCCCACCCCGACGCCGACCGTGCACATCGTCGACGACACCGGCGCCACCACCGCCAGCACCCAGGTGGGCAGGCCGGTGTCACCGCAGGCCACCGCGTCGCGGGCCGGCGACCTGATCACCTGGTGGACCGGGGACAGCGTGATGGTGTTCTCCGCCAACGGACTTCGCTATCTCTACACGATCGCCCCGGCGGGGCCCAACGTCCCGCTGGGTCCGGGCACCGTGATGGCGGGCAAGCTGATGGTGCCGGTCACGAGCGGGTACGACGTGTTCGACGCGCAGACCGGCCGCGGCGAGCGCCACATCGCGCTGGACCGCGCGGGCAGTCCGACACCGGTGGTGCCCGCGGTGGCCGGTACGACGGTGGTGGAGCAGCGCGGCGGCGAACTGGTGGCGCTCGGCTAGATCTCCGGGCTGAACGTCGGCATCGGCTTGCCGCTCTTCCAGTGCTTGAGCAGCGCCTGAGCCAGCTCGCGGTAGGCCACGGCGCCCTTGTTCTTGCGGCTGGCCAGCACCGAGGCGCCCGACGCGCTGGCCTCGGCGAAGCGCACGGTGCGCGGGATCGGTGGCGCCAGCACCGGCAGGTCGTAGCGGTCGGCGACGTCGAGCAGCACGTCGCGGCTGTGCGTGGTGCGTGAGTCGTACAGCGTCGGCAGCGCGCCGAGCAGCCGCAGGTCGGCGTTGGTGATCGCCTGAACGTCGGCGATGGTGCGCAGGAACTGTCCGACGCCGCGGTGGGCCAACGTCTCGCACTGCAACGGCACGATCACCTCGTCGGCGGCGGTCAACCCGTTGAGCGTCAACACGCCCAGCGACGGCGGGCAGTCGATGATCACCACGTCGTAGCCGCTGCTGATCTTGGCGAGCGCGCGTTTGAGCGCGTACTCCCGGCCGGCCCGCATCAACAGCATCGCCTCCGCGCCGGCCAGGTCGATGTTGGCGGGCAGCAGCGCCATCCCCTCGGGCGTCTCGAGCAGCGCCGCGTCGGGCTCGACCTCACCGAGCAGCACCTCGTGGATCGACACCGGCAGCTTGTCGGGGTCGTGGCCCAGCGAGAACGTCAACGACCCCTGCGGGTCGAGGTCCACCAGCAGGACCTGCTTGCCCTTCTCCTGAATCGCCGCACCCAACGACGCGACCGTCGTCGTTTTGGCTACCCCACCCTTTTGATTGGCGACCGCAAGTACCCGCGTCACGGTGTTCATCGTTGCACGGGCCCGCACACCGCGAGCGACCGTGCGGCAGAATCAGTCGGCGTGGGCCTTCTGCAGCACCGTCTGGTACTGCTCCGTCACGGTGAGACGGAGTGGTCCAAGAGCGGTCAGCACACCAGCCACACCGACCTCGAACTGACCGAGACCGGGCGCGACCGCGCGAAGCTGGCGGCCGAGGCGCTGGCCGAACTCGACCTCGACGACCCGCTGGTGTTCAGCAGCCCCCTGCGCCGCGCCGTCGACACCGCCGAACTGGCCGGGCTGACCATCGCCGACCGGACCCCGCTGCTCACCGAGTGGGACTACGGCCGCTACGAGGGGCTGACCACCCCGCAGATCCGCGAGACCGTGCCCGACTGGCTGATCTGGACGCACGGCGCCGACGGCGGCGAAAGCGTCGCCGACGTCACCGCGCGCGCCGACCGCGCGGTCGAGCTCGCGCTCACCCACATGGAGACCCGCGACGTGGTGTTCGTCGGGCATGCCCACTTCTCCCGATCGGTGATCGCGCGCTGGGTGGAGCTGCCCGTGCCCAACGGCATCCGGTTCGCCATGGCGCCCGCCTCGATCGCGGTGCTGGGTTTCGAGCACGGCGTCCGGCAGATCATCGCCCAGGGCCTGACCGGCCACCAGGATCCGTGTAAGCCACGGTGACCCGCGAACCGAGCTTCGTCATGGCCTCCCGCGGCGCGGTCGTCGCCGAAGGAGTGCACACGGCTTTCCCGAACATCGCCGACGCGCGGGCCGCGCTCGCGTCGCACAGCACCCCGATCATCGTGGGCGCCTTGCCTTTTGACATGACCAAGGCGGCGGCCCTGATCCGGCCGCAGAGCGTGCAGTTCCTCGACGCGCTGCCCGACTGGCCGCTGCGTGCACTGCCGGAAGTGCAAATCGCCGAGACTCTGCCGGCGCCCGACGAGCACCGGGCGCGGATCGCCGCGGCGGTGGCGCGGCTCCGCGATCCGGACAGCGGGTTGCACAAGGTGGTGCTGGCCCGCGCGCTGCGGCTGAGGGCCGACGGCCCGCTGGATGCGCGCACCGTGCTGCACCGGCTGGTCGGCGCCGACCCGGCGGCCAACGGCTACCTCGCCGACCTGACGGCGGCCGGCGGCGGCTACTCGGGCAGTGTGCTGGTCGGCGCGAGCCCCGAGCTGCTGGTGGCGCGGCGCGGGGAGCAGGTCGTCTGCGCGCCGTTCGCGGGTTCGGCTCCCCGCTCCCCCGACCCGGCGGCCGACGAGGCGAGCGGCGCGGCGCTGGCCGCGTCGGCCAAGGACCGCCACGAACACCAACTCGTCGTCGACGCGATCGGCGAGGTGCTGCAACCGCTGTGCGACGACCTCGACGTCGCTGCCGAGCCGGAGCTGCGCAAGACCGACGCGGTGTGGCATCTGGCCACCCGCATCACCGGTCGGTTACGCGACAAGTCAACGACCGCACTGGATTTGGCGATCGCACTGCACCCGACGCCCGCGGTCGGCGGTGTCCCGACGGCCGACGCGGCCGGACTGATCGCCGAACTCGAGGGCGACCGCGGCTTCTACGCGGGTGCGGTCGGCTGGTGCGATCAGCGCGGCGACGGCCGCTGGGTGGTGTCCATCCGCTGCGCCCAACTGTCGGCGGACCGGCGCACCGCCGACGCCTACTCCGGCGGCGGCATCGTCGCCGAATCCGACCCTGACGACGAAGTCGCCGAGACCACAACGAAATTCACCACGATCCTGTCCGCGCTGGGAGCCCGGCCGTGAGCGAGGTGATCCGCCGGGTGCGAGCGGGCGACGAGGTCGAGCTCACCGCGATGATCCACGAACTCGCCCAGTTCGAGCACGCCTCCGAGCAGTGCGTCGTCACCGAAGACCAGTTGCGTCAGGCGCTGTTCGGCGAAGCGCCCACCATCCACGGGCACCTCGTCGAGGTCGACGGCCGGCCGGCCGCGGGCGCGTTGTGGTTCCTCAACTTCTCCACCTGGGACGGCGTTCCCGGGATCTACCTCGAGGACCTCTACGTGCGCCCGCAGTTCCGCAGGCGCGGGTTGGCGCGCAAGATCCTGGCGACGCTGGCGCGCGAATGCGTCGAGCACGGATACAGCCGGCTGAGTTGGGCGGTGCTGGACTGGAACGTCAACGCCATCGCCCTCTACGACGCCGTGGGCGGCAAGCAGCAGAGCGACTGGATCACCTACCGGGTGTCGGGCCCGGACTTGTCGGCGCTGGCGTCAGAACTGCCCTGAGCGCCCAGCCACTCCACGGCGGCGGGGCTGAACAACAGGACCAGGGTGGCCACCGCCACCAGCGCGACGAGGACCGCGTAGAGCCACTGGTGCGAGCCCGGGCCCATGTACCAGGCCACCGGCAGCAGCAGCAGCTGCGCGAAGACGGCGATCCCGCGGCCCCAGCGCCGCCCGGTCCACAACGCCCAGGCCGCGGCCAGCACGCCGGCGCCCATCAGCGCGAACCACAGCGCGGTGCCGTATTTGTTCAGCCCGTCCTCCTCGGCGGCCCCGAACCCGCTGATGACGTACACCAGCGCCGCGATCAGCGCCGCGACACCTTCCAGCGCCACGAGAACGGCGGCCTGCCGCACGGTCGTCGGTGAGGGAACGATCACGACCTGAGCGTAGAGGGTGCGCTCAGGCCGTTCGGTGCGCTGA
The window above is part of the Mycolicibacterium rutilum genome. Proteins encoded here:
- a CDS encoding Rv3212 family protein, producing the protein MVKPERRTKTDVLVAVAIAVVVAVTAGLIWWTSDARATQSRPAAAPVPDLVSAREVPTALRQLWTAPSGKTTTPIVAGGAVVTGDGRTVEGRDPATGTPLWSYARDLELCGVTSVYEYAVAVYPDVRGCGQVSTIDAETGMRGAARTSYADDRVTLTSDGTTVLSAGENRLELLRSDMVRMISYGALDAPIKPGTPATPLCRFVSTQASSSAVSLLEACPGQADLRLTLLRPADDEDAPELKYIPQEGVAKDSDARVVAVADTTTAVYVPTPTPTVHIVDDTGATTASTQVGRPVSPQATASRAGDLITWWTGDSVMVFSANGLRYLYTIAPAGPNVPLGPGTVMAGKLMVPVTSGYDVFDAQTGRGERHIALDRAGSPTPVVPAVAGTTVVEQRGGELVALG
- a CDS encoding isochorismate synthase, with the translated sequence MTREPSFVMASRGAVVAEGVHTAFPNIADARAALASHSTPIIVGALPFDMTKAAALIRPQSVQFLDALPDWPLRALPEVQIAETLPAPDEHRARIAAAVARLRDPDSGLHKVVLARALRLRADGPLDARTVLHRLVGADPAANGYLADLTAAGGGYSGSVLVGASPELLVARRGEQVVCAPFAGSAPRSPDPAADEASGAALAASAKDRHEHQLVVDAIGEVLQPLCDDLDVAAEPELRKTDAVWHLATRITGRLRDKSTTALDLAIALHPTPAVGGVPTADAAGLIAELEGDRGFYAGAVGWCDQRGDGRWVVSIRCAQLSADRRTADAYSGGGIVAESDPDDEVAETTTKFTTILSALGARP
- a CDS encoding DUF3107 domain-containing protein, with the translated sequence MEVKIGVTDSPRELSFNSAQTPSEVEKLFTDALAQDAGVLALTDEKGRRFLVQTSKIAYVEIGAADVRRVGFGVGLGAKTG
- a CDS encoding ParA family protein, with amino-acid sequence MNTVTRVLAVANQKGGVAKTTTVASLGAAIQEKGKQVLLVDLDPQGSLTFSLGHDPDKLPVSIHEVLLGEVEPDAALLETPEGMALLPANIDLAGAEAMLLMRAGREYALKRALAKISSGYDVVIIDCPPSLGVLTLNGLTAADEVIVPLQCETLAHRGVGQFLRTIADVQAITNADLRLLGALPTLYDSRTTHSRDVLLDVADRYDLPVLAPPIPRTVRFAEASASGASVLASRKNKGAVAYRELAQALLKHWKSGKPMPTFSPEI
- a CDS encoding acid phosphatase, whose product is MGLLQHRLVLLRHGETEWSKSGQHTSHTDLELTETGRDRAKLAAEALAELDLDDPLVFSSPLRRAVDTAELAGLTIADRTPLLTEWDYGRYEGLTTPQIRETVPDWLIWTHGADGGESVADVTARADRAVELALTHMETRDVVFVGHAHFSRSVIARWVELPVPNGIRFAMAPASIAVLGFEHGVRQIIAQGLTGHQDPCKPR
- a CDS encoding TetR/AcrR family transcriptional regulator, with product MSDLANTARRGAQRGSGETVGRRGNRLPRDERRGQLLIAASEVFVDRGYHAAGMDEIADRAGVSKPVLYQHFSSKLELYLAVLAKHVENLVSGVRQALRTTTDNRQRLRAAVQAFFDFIEHDGQGYRLIFENDYVTEPQVAAQVKVATEACTDAVFDLISRDSGLEAHRARMIAVGLVAISVDSARYWLNNERPISKEAAVEGTVQFAWGGLSHVPLTRS
- a CDS encoding DEAD/DEAH box helicase — encoded protein: MTHLNPTFSELGVRDEIVRALAEDGKEHPFAIQELTMPMALAGDDLIGQARTGMGKTLAFGVPLLQRITTDESRPLTGVPRALVVVPTRELCLQVFNDLATAAKYLTVGDRKLSVTSIYGGRPYEAQIEALDKGVDVVVGTPGRLLDLAQQGHLKLGGLSMLVLDEADEMLDLGFLPDIERILRQIPDSRQSMLFSATMPDPIITLARTFMNQPTHIRAEAPHSAATHDTTEQFAYRAHALDKVEMVARILQAEGRGATMIFTRTKRTAQKVSDELAERGFKVGAVHGDLGQGAREKALKSFRTGEIDVLVATDVAARGIDIDDVTHVINYQIPEDEQAYVHRIGRTGRAGKTGVAVTLVDWDELARWTMIDKALNLGCPDPAETYSSSPHLYTELGIPAEAGGTVGEPVKAQGSKRAPAEKSADRPARTRNRTRRRTRGGKPVTGHPESGAEQPAETGESAGEEAGAPAKRRRRRRPRKAPASAG
- a CDS encoding GNAT family N-acetyltransferase; the protein is MSEVIRRVRAGDEVELTAMIHELAQFEHASEQCVVTEDQLRQALFGEAPTIHGHLVEVDGRPAAGALWFLNFSTWDGVPGIYLEDLYVRPQFRRRGLARKILATLARECVEHGYSRLSWAVLDWNVNAIALYDAVGGKQQSDWITYRVSGPDLSALASELP
- a CDS encoding ferritin-like fold-containing protein; amino-acid sequence: MNATPPAPEQTDPATAGVTAAHPGVTELFALLAYGEVAAFYRLTDEARMAPNLRGRINMAAMAAAEMNHYEVLRDALERRGVDVVPAMTKYASALENYHRLTTPSTWLEALVKTYVGDALAADFYLEIADALPDEVADVVRAVLSETGHSQFVVAEVRAAVTASDRQRHRLALWSRRLLGEAITQAQFVLADHDELVDLVMSSGEGLTQMTEFFDRLQRTHAARMQELGLA